The genomic stretch GTGGGTGAGGTGCGTCCAGCGGTTTGCGGGTATCTTTTTTAGTTTTAGTAGTGAGCATGATGGGGTAAAAAGGTGATAGAGGGTCTGCTGAGTGGGAAATCAGTGGGGCTTACCTTTTGAAGAATGGAGATTTCTTCTTCGACGCTGATAAAGTTGGGGATGTAATAGAAATCAGGTGGTAATCCAGCGATGTGGAACGCTTCTAGGCCTTTCTTCTCAGCACTCATATCTGAATTTATCATGTTTAGAAAGCTGTAAAAGATGTTTGGTGTGGAGGTTTTAATGGAATTGGTACTCTGGTGTTGAGTTGTGAGTGGAGAGAGCCGTAAAGAAGAGTTGGGACACGTGATCAATTTGAAGCGAGCCGCGCTCACGTGGTCCAACAAACCATCTCGCGTGTTCCACCTTTGTCCACTTTAGATTTCAATCATTGAGTTGTGACTGTATTGATGATGCATATCCAATGAATTGTGTAGTTGCAAAATGTTAAAAAGTTTGGCAAAAGTAGCCACCTCGAACCCGTCTATACCAATCCCTTCTCCAACTCAATGCGCGACGCGGATGGAATGTCTCGGACACGACCAATGTCATATACAGCAAAGTAGTCCACAAGCCTGGGACCACTCAAAAACAACAAACAACGCTGAAAAACCATGGAAAATCACTACATCTCACATGACAGTGCAACCGCCAGGGCCACTCCGAGCACGTCGTCGACGACCGGTACCCGGCGCCACACCACCCTCTTCTTCATCAGCATGCATAAGCTGTGCCTCTCGtgctcttcttctccttctcctcgCACCCGCTCCACCAACGCCCGCCTCTTCGTTGAGCATCATCCAATCAGCCCACTTACGTTCCAAAcgagcagcagcagcaaaaTCTCCTTTCAGAACCCGCTTGGTATGTTCTTCAACAGTCGGCTGCCAGTTGTGGAAGCACTTGAGCTTGATGATTTCGCGTGGATACGTAGGGGTCTTGGATGCTGATTTGGATGATGGACGGGTAATCTCTGCGTTTCGGGAGAGGACCTCGCGGACGCCGGTCCAGGTAACATTGGCGCAATCATAGGCTTCGATGCGGAGACCGATTTCAGGGCGCTCAGAAAGGGTCAATCCGCGAGCAGCTCGGTTGCGATTGCGTAGTCCAGATGCAGCCTCGGCGAGAACGAGATCGGAGACGCGCGTGTTGTCCATCTCCAGAGAGGCAAGGCGTGAGCATGCCTTGAGGACAGGTAGCATACCTGCGTCGCCGAGATGCTCACAATAGGATATGCAGAGGTGTTTCAGGTGAGGTACGCAAGGCGATTCAGCCAGTATCTTCAAGACCTCATTCGACAAACTCTCAATCTCCTCGACATCCAGGTGGGTGAGAACGGGTAGAGTGGGAAGTAGGCTTATCAGAGAATTGTCGGTGAGGCCCCCGCACTTTGAAACTTGGAGGCCTTCTAGGAACGGAACGTTGTCTACCAGAGTCTTGAGTCCGGCGTCGGTTATGCTGCGGCAACGTGTGAGGTTCAGGTGCTTGAGCTTCCTAGGTGGGACGATCGGGCGGTCAGTGAGGATATCAATCTCTTCATCAACACCTTCAATGAGAGCCGCCAGTGCTTCGTCATTTAGGCTGTCACAGTTCTTCAAATCAAGTCTTTCCAAGGTGTTCCGCTTGAAGAGTGCAGTCATGAGCTCGACGTCGTCCCAGCCTCGTACTTCGCCAGCTCTAATGTCGCGAAGCTTCGGGCAGCCTTCAACAACCTTGGAAAGTCCGCGGTTATCGATGTTGTTGCACCATGAAATGTTCAAAACCTCAACCCTTGGACAATGTGCACCGAGAATCTTCATCGCTGCATTGGTTGCGCCTGCAAGGCCAGACAGATTGACGTGAACCAGCCGGGTATTCTGTAGCAGGAAGCAGTGGATGGACGTCCGATCGATTCGACAGCCCTGGAGCGAAAAGTTTTCCAGATTCTGGCAAGACTCAATGAAACCATTCTTGCCCCAGTGCTCTCTCAATTGTACGCAGCCTCTAAGGTTCAAGTCTTTGACGAACGGGCCTGCCGATATGATGATTTTGACCAGAGCGTCCGCCGAGATGTCGCGGTAGAACTTGTTGGTATCAAGATCGCTCCATAGCTGGCCATCGAAGCACATGGCGTGCCACGACTTGGAAACGCGCGAGCAGCGAACAACCTGCTTTGGCTCGAGATATCGTAGGATTTGCATACGTATCTCGGTCGGCATGTCCTCCCAGAAGTTGAAGTTGGCGCGCTTCTGGCCCTTTTGGACGGGTCGGGAGAAGTAGTCGCTCTCAGCCTCGATGCCGTCTCTAGTAAAAGGCCGCCGCGCGGACGGAAGAGGAACAGAGGATGAGTATTCGGGTGTCTTCATCCGTAAGCGAGTCCTTTCGTCCCAAAACGGAGTGCCTGGGGGGCTATTGGCGACAGACGTAGGGGCCGTGGAGAAGCCATTGGACAACTCGGACGAGTATGAACTACCGAATGAGTGACCATATGGCGACCCAGGCGATGCCAGCGAGACGCAGGACATGGAAGCCTTTCCACCGCTCCTCAGGCTGTGTGCACGAGGTCTGCCCAGTCCCGCGAGGCTCTGCGATGAGCTCATCCGTTGAAGCCCCATCAACAGACGCTGCCTGCCCTTCATCTTGGGCTGCTCAATCATGATTGCTTCAGATGGAGGAGTTCCCGGCGTGGGCTGCATCTCGCTGTGGTCAACAACGACGGAATCGATGGAGAGTGGCTCCATAGTGGAGTTGAAGGATCGGACGCTCGGGGATTAACCGTTTGACGCGGGGAAACAAGGGTCCAAGCAAATGGATGGACGAGCAAAACAGTC from Pyrenophora tritici-repentis strain M4 chromosome 1, whole genome shotgun sequence encodes the following:
- a CDS encoding F-box-LRR repeat containing protein 2, which produces MEPLSIDSVVVDHSEMQPTPGTPPSEAIMIEQPKMKGRQRLLMGLQRMSSSQSLAGLGRPRAHSLRSGGKASMSCVSLASPGSPYGHSFGSSYSSELSNGFSTAPTSVANSPPGTPFWDERTRLRMKTPEYSSSVPLPSARRPFTRDGIEAESDYFSRPVQKGQKRANFNFWEDMPTEIRMQILRYLEPKQVVRCSRVSKSWHAMCFDGQLWSDLDTNKFYRDISADALVKIIISAGPFVKDLNLRGCVQLREHWGKNGFIESCQNLENFSLQGCRIDRTSIHCFLLQNTRLVHVNLSGLAGATNAAMKILGAHCPRVEVLNISWCNNIDNRGLSKVVEGCPKLRDIRAGEVRGWDDVELMTALFKRNTLERLDLKNCDSLNDEALAALIEGVDEEIDILTDRPIVPPRKLKHLNLTRCRSITDAGLKTLVDNVPFLEGLQVSKCGGLTDNSLISLLPTLPVLTHLDVEEIESLSNEVLKILAESPCVPHLKHLCISYCEHLGDAGMLPVLKACSRLASLEMDNTRVSDLVLAEAASGLRNRNRAARGLTLSERPEIGLRIEAYDCANVTWTGVREVLSRNAEITRPSSKSASKTPTYPREIIKLKCFHNWQPTVEEHTKRVLKGDFAAAARLERKWADWMMLNEEAGVGGAGARRRRRRAREAQLMHADEEEGGVAPGTGRRRRARSGPGGCTVM